Within the Gossypium raimondii isolate GPD5lz chromosome 12, ASM2569854v1, whole genome shotgun sequence genome, the region TCTCCCTTCTTTATTTTCACAAGATTCACATACATTCTTGGtcataagaaataattaaaattaattagtcaaTCTCTATGGGATTGACTCTACTCATTTtactacaaatttaatttgatttcagtTAGGTGTAGGAATTTATTTACGGTGGATTCAACATCCATCACACGCCATGTGTAACTGCCTTATTATTTCGTCAATCACgttagtttttaacaatagaaatggatgaaaattttaactgaaAGAACCAATTTgctatttgatttaaattagaGGGATTAGTTATCTcattttttgagaaaaagagacaaaatgcaatcagaATTCTAATATAGGGGCCTCTATGAAACTTTTATTAGAAACATctattgttttcttatttcctaCAAAGGATTCTACTATcaatatttctagattattataATTGCATATAGGAATACTCTATCCTTACACATATAATCCATGACCACCTGTACTATATATCAATTGGAGAatgcttttcaaaatttagaatcaCATGTTCTTATAAAGAGTATGTGTGAAAGGGAGAATTGAGAAGtacctaatatatataattttttatttttttaatcaggacaaaattaataaaatgtgtaaatgttgataGTTAGGTTTTTGAAGTTTTCAGATCATGaccaatttaacaaaatatataaatattaactaaaatttgttattatgccaaTAAGAAAACCATGCAAGCCTCTGTTAATGATTTAACGAAGAAACTTGTTTCTTAATGATTTAATGAAGGagtgattaaaaattttagtgtgGCAGTtggtgatgaaattgaaattttttgaagttaaatgaccaaaatagaaatatcTTAATACTTGAGTGACCTACTGCGCAgtttaccatttttattattaaacagTAATTTAGACTGACTATGCGTTAAAAAGTTAATTGTTAAGCCCAAAATTGGCCCACACATTAGGAAGAAAAAAATTGCGAACCCAATCTGTGGACGGTTAGACCCATAACGGAATCCAAACTCCCACAGCAGACAATGGCTCTTCTCGGCGACGACGGACGCGGCTACGACCTAGCTCGGCTGCTAGAATCATGCGGTGTCTGGAGAGAATGGCTCGGAGATTCCACCTACGCCTCTTTCGTCCATTTCCTCTCATCTCCTTTGGCTTGGGAATCCTTCATGCGCGTTGACGACTCTAAGTCTAGGGCTCAGATCCATCTCCAGCTCAGATGTCGTGCCCTCTTGTTTGACAAAGCCACCGTCGCTCTCTTCCTCAGATCCCACCCTACCACCGCCGCCAATAATTCTTCTTCATTCGCCGTTTCAAAGCTTAATCCTAATTGtaagatttattttttcttttcacaatAGCTGGCAATTTTTCGTTATTTGAAAAGATAATGCACTTATTTTTTAGCTTTGGTTAGATTTACAGTTGCACGGTGATGACGTCTACTTTACTTTCGAGGCTCCGTCTCAGGATGGTGGTGCTGCATCTAATACGGCACCGTCGAAGGTTTTACTTTCTCTTTACTTCACtgtttagttttaaattttccgGCTGAAGTGCTTATattagtaaataatgaaaacaaaattattctGCATTTGATACAACTGAGTAAatggtaaaaattaattatcacttcGAATATGGTTATTTATGTGTAAAAGTAAAATCGTGCAATTCATatgtttaaaaacaaaaaattcacctttgagaattttgattgatttttacaTCCAAATGTTGTTGCCCTTTCTCTCTTATGTTTAATTCAAAGTTTCTAATATTCCCTGTTTTCTGGGAACCAGTCTAAACCATCTTTTAGTGCTGGATCGAGGTATGGAGAATCGGAATTTGATAGCTTATCCCAGAGATATAGGCACGAAGAGTTGCCGGAAAATTGGTATAATCAATTTATTGAGAAGTACAGACTTACAAGACCTTATAAGCTGTCTTTTGGGGACCGGGAGTCTGAAAAACGTACACCAGAGGAGATGACTACGTACCTTAGAATGCTTGAGAAGCATAAGAGAAGACGTGTAGCATTTCAGGAAGATCAGTACATGGGATATGGAAATACTGGTCTAGAATCAAGTTCCGGCTTAGATGGCAATAATTCAGCTGATGATGACACCCCTTTTTTCCCTGAAACAATGTTTATGATGAACTGTGTACCTGATAGTCCGCTTCCACCAACAACCAGAGTGCGGGATAAGAAGGCAATAGAATTCTACGGTGTGCTTGATACTCTACCGCAGGTTTCAACCCGAAGCCCTGTTATGATCGAGAGGCTTGGGATAAGGCCTGAGTA harbors:
- the LOC105763558 gene encoding uncharacterized protein LOC105763558, whose translation is MALLGDDGRGYDLARLLESCGVWREWLGDSTYASFVHFLSSPLAWESFMRVDDSKSRAQIHLQLRCRALLFDKATVALFLRSHPTTAANNSSSFAVSKLNPNYLQLHGDDVYFTFEAPSQDGGAASNTAPSKSKPSFSAGSRYGESEFDSLSQRYRHEELPENWYNQFIEKYRLTRPYKLSFGDRESEKRTPEEMTTYLRMLEKHKRRRVAFQEDQYMGYGNTGLESSSGLDGNNSADDDTPFFPETMFMMNCVPDSPLPPTTRVRDKKAIEFYGVLDTLPQVSTRSPVMIERLGIRPEYLNMEQGANINRGKNPKKHLSQEQASQIARKVIARLLTGVGFEGATEAPVEVFSQFLSCHMSKLGRNLKILTDNYRKQCTAIELIRMFLQTSGYSNFGALAELVKDSTRNLVQQTQQQMHAIQSQLQPQHQNALRMAQQLQMTRQMHPQMQQMVHPQNLTFQQQQQFDRMMRRHPSTARPVMDMVDKDRPLVQVKLETPSELPMDNNAFNPMNTRHQQMQFRQQQFAAMSNLHSQPNNQFRQLMSPQIPQTPNMGIVRAPPVKVEGFSELMGGDSSLKHEVEENKLTSPSSTTK